Proteins co-encoded in one Acidithiobacillus caldus ATCC 51756 genomic window:
- a CDS encoding polysaccharide deacetylase family protein translates to MNTVPILMYHNVERAPKGVGLRGLYVTPGRFRRQMQLLKWLGYRGISQAEAVPYLRGEASGKVVVITFDDGYRDNLEHALPVLCDCGFRATCHVVSDAIGAYNRWDAEQLGARKAVMSAAELRQWVAAGMEVGAHSRSHARLPELDEDALYAEVQGSRAALEDLLGRAVTSFCYPYGAAGERERALVRELGFASAVSVRRARARPGDDLWNLPRVAVGGHHGPQVFPLQILTAHEDRHQ, encoded by the coding sequence ATGAACACCGTCCCCATCCTGATGTACCACAATGTCGAGCGCGCGCCCAAGGGGGTGGGGCTGCGTGGCCTCTACGTCACCCCGGGCCGCTTTCGCCGCCAGATGCAGCTGCTCAAGTGGCTGGGTTATCGCGGCATTTCCCAGGCCGAGGCCGTGCCCTATCTGCGTGGTGAGGCCAGCGGTAAAGTGGTGGTCATCACCTTTGACGACGGCTATCGGGACAATTTGGAACATGCCCTGCCCGTCCTGTGCGACTGCGGCTTCCGCGCAACCTGCCACGTCGTTTCCGACGCCATCGGTGCTTACAATCGCTGGGATGCCGAGCAGCTGGGCGCGCGCAAGGCGGTGATGAGTGCCGCTGAACTGCGTCAGTGGGTGGCAGCGGGGATGGAGGTGGGAGCGCACAGCCGTAGCCACGCCCGCCTTCCCGAACTGGATGAGGATGCCCTGTATGCCGAGGTGCAGGGCTCCCGGGCCGCTCTGGAAGACCTTCTGGGGCGTGCCGTGACCTCCTTCTGCTATCCCTACGGGGCTGCCGGAGAGCGGGAGCGCGCGTTGGTACGGGAACTCGGTTTCGCCTCCGCCGTCAGCGTTCGCCGTGCACGGGCGCGCCCCGGCGACGATCTTTGGAATCTGCCGCGGGTGGCGGTGGGTGGACACCACGGCCCGCAGGTTTTTCCACTGCAGATCCTCACCGCCCATGAGGATCGCCACCAGTGA
- a CDS encoding glycosyltransferase family 2 protein, whose product MPQLSVVIPLYNEIESIPALIEALRAALAGADAEVIIVDDGSRDGSARALDDAAQSWGAALKILHLQRNFGQTAAMQAGIDAARGEVIVTLDADLQNDPQDILPLAQRLLREHLDVVAGWRKDRKDGLLLRKIPSRIANRLIRRLTGVYLHDYGCTLKAYRASVLKGVRLYGEMHRFIPAWLSTLTYTDRILEVPVRHHPRRAGKSKYGISRTFRVLVDLFFVKYFLGYSQRPMHFFGTIGLASLAVGSAMLLYLFVDKFVDGASISGRPMLIAGVLFFLAGLQFLNTGILGEMLSRVYYEAQHKTTYVVRSSVHIDVSEI is encoded by the coding sequence ATGCCGCAACTGTCCGTCGTCATACCCCTGTACAATGAGATCGAGAGCATTCCCGCCCTCATCGAGGCCTTGCGTGCTGCCCTGGCGGGGGCCGATGCCGAGGTGATCATCGTCGACGACGGCAGCCGGGATGGCAGTGCCCGGGCCTTGGACGACGCGGCGCAATCCTGGGGCGCGGCGCTGAAGATCCTGCATCTGCAGCGCAACTTTGGTCAGACGGCGGCCATGCAGGCGGGCATCGATGCGGCCCGCGGTGAGGTCATCGTCACTCTGGATGCCGACCTGCAGAACGATCCCCAGGATATCCTGCCCCTGGCCCAGCGCCTGCTGCGCGAGCATCTCGATGTGGTGGCAGGCTGGCGCAAGGATCGTAAGGACGGGCTTTTGCTGCGGAAGATCCCCTCGCGTATTGCCAATCGCTTGATTCGTCGCCTCACCGGCGTCTATCTGCACGATTATGGCTGCACCCTCAAGGCCTATCGTGCCTCGGTGCTCAAGGGCGTACGCCTCTACGGCGAGATGCACCGCTTCATACCGGCCTGGCTGTCCACCTTGACCTACACCGATCGCATCCTCGAAGTGCCGGTGCGCCATCACCCGCGCCGCGCCGGGAAAAGTAAATACGGTATCTCCCGCACCTTTCGGGTGCTGGTGGACCTCTTTTTTGTCAAATACTTTCTGGGTTATAGCCAGCGGCCCATGCACTTTTTCGGCACCATTGGTCTTGCCTCGCTGGCGGTGGGGTCGGCGATGCTCCTGTATCTCTTCGTCGACAAGTTCGTCGACGGTGCCTCCATCTCCGGTCGACCCATGCTCATTGCCGGTGTGCTCTTCTTTCTGGCAGGGCTGCAGTTCCTCAACACCGGCATCCTGGGAGAGATGCTCAGCCGGGTCTACTACGAGGCCCAGCACAAGACGACCTACGTGGTGCGCAGCAGCGTCCACATCGACGTGTCGGAGATATGA
- a CDS encoding Nudix family hydrolase, with translation MSVSTPTTVADASAAVLDVATGILQDAHGRVLLDLRPADKPWPGYWEFPGGKMEAGESPEAALHRELAEELGITVRAATPWQVREYAYPERRVRLHLYKVTAWEGRVHGREGQELRWLSPAAAAALHLLPANRGILADLSAEALPCPPLFLIADPQRAAAGAFLKILEQSTAAGLRALILRIKGPLPAGLDAETLADWLARAKGRGVQVYLNHPDPLPSWPVVGRHFTEAQLADCDASPSSPFGVSCHSAAGLARAEALGASYALLSPLFPTATHPHTPALGLARFAELAAAVAVPVIALGGIDARRIPEARRAGARGAAVLSEILSASDPHAATQTLIHAWNAA, from the coding sequence ATGTCCGTATCAACGCCGACTACCGTAGCTGACGCCAGCGCGGCAGTTCTGGACGTCGCCACGGGGATCCTGCAGGACGCCCATGGCCGCGTGCTGCTGGATCTTCGGCCGGCGGACAAGCCCTGGCCAGGCTATTGGGAATTCCCCGGTGGCAAGATGGAAGCCGGCGAGAGTCCGGAAGCCGCCCTGCACCGCGAACTGGCGGAGGAACTGGGTATCACCGTGCGCGCCGCCACACCCTGGCAGGTGCGCGAATACGCCTACCCCGAGCGACGGGTGCGCCTGCATCTGTACAAGGTGACGGCCTGGGAGGGCCGTGTGCACGGTCGGGAGGGTCAGGAATTGCGCTGGCTGTCGCCGGCGGCGGCAGCGGCCTTGCACCTGCTCCCCGCCAATCGCGGTATCCTTGCCGACCTTTCGGCCGAAGCCCTGCCGTGCCCCCCGCTCTTTTTGATCGCCGATCCCCAGCGCGCAGCGGCGGGGGCCTTTCTGAAGATTCTGGAACAGTCCACCGCGGCGGGCCTGCGGGCCCTCATTCTGCGCATCAAGGGACCCTTGCCCGCGGGTCTGGATGCCGAGACGCTCGCGGACTGGCTTGCAAGGGCGAAAGGGCGTGGCGTGCAGGTATACCTCAACCATCCGGATCCACTGCCGTCGTGGCCGGTGGTCGGGCGCCACTTCACCGAGGCACAGTTGGCGGACTGTGACGCGAGCCCGTCGTCGCCCTTCGGGGTGTCTTGCCACAGCGCCGCGGGGCTCGCTCGGGCCGAGGCCCTGGGCGCCAGCTATGCCTTGCTCTCGCCCCTCTTTCCCACGGCGACCCACCCCCACACCCCCGCCCTGGGGCTGGCACGCTTTGCCGAACTCGCCGCCGCCGTCGCCGTACCGGTCATCGCCCTGGGGGGCATCGACGCCCGCCGCATCCCCGAGGCGCGCCGGGCCGGCGCCCGGGGCGCGGCCGTGCTTTCGGAAATTCTCTCGGCCAGCGATCCGCACGCCGCCACCCAAACCCTGATCCATGCCTGGAACGCCGCCTAG
- the argJ gene encoding bifunctional glutamate N-acetyltransferase/amino-acid acetyltransferase ArgJ — MAVGLDAPSHVLPVTGLRLGVTAAGVRYAGRRDLTLLVLEPGTTTVAAFTRNRFRAAPVLVAEEHLQRSAPRALIVNTGNANAGTGEAGLATARASCAAVAEALGIAAEAVLPFSTGVIGEPVDLAGKIAAALPACLADLAEDRWLSAAAAIMTTDTVPKAVSRQVDLGGTRVTITGMAKGSGMIRPDLATMLAFIATDAPVAHALLRTALDAALARSFNRITVDGDTSTNDACVLMATGTLAIPPLESADDPRYGPFLEALVAVMQILAQAIVRDGEGASKFIPITVRGGRDPEECLRVAYRLAHSPLVKTAFFASDPNWGRLLAAIGAAGVDDLDVARVQVWLGDLAIVRDGARHPDYREEQGKAVMARAEIPIEVDLGRGEAAQTIWTCDLSYDYVRINADYRS, encoded by the coding sequence ATGGCAGTCGGACTCGATGCACCCAGTCATGTCTTGCCCGTAACGGGCCTGCGCCTCGGGGTGACGGCGGCGGGGGTTCGCTATGCCGGGCGGCGGGATCTCACCCTGCTCGTTCTGGAGCCGGGGACGACCACGGTGGCGGCCTTCACCCGCAACCGTTTTCGGGCAGCCCCCGTCCTGGTGGCGGAGGAGCATCTGCAGCGCAGCGCGCCGCGGGCGCTCATCGTCAACACGGGCAATGCCAATGCCGGCACCGGAGAGGCGGGTCTGGCGACGGCGCGGGCCAGTTGTGCCGCTGTGGCCGAGGCGCTGGGGATCGCGGCGGAGGCGGTTCTGCCTTTTTCCACGGGCGTCATCGGCGAGCCGGTGGATCTTGCCGGCAAGATCGCTGCGGCCTTGCCGGCCTGTCTTGCGGATCTTGCCGAGGATCGTTGGCTTTCCGCCGCCGCCGCCATCATGACCACCGACACCGTGCCCAAAGCCGTCTCGCGGCAGGTGGACCTGGGCGGCACCAGGGTGACCATCACCGGTATGGCCAAAGGCTCGGGCATGATCCGTCCGGACTTGGCGACCATGCTCGCTTTCATCGCCACCGACGCGCCCGTTGCCCACGCACTCCTGCGCACAGCCCTGGATGCGGCCCTTGCCCGCAGTTTCAATCGGATTACCGTGGACGGCGACACCTCCACCAACGACGCCTGTGTGCTCATGGCAACGGGCACGCTGGCGATACCGCCCCTGGAGTCGGCCGACGACCCGCGCTATGGTCCCTTCTTGGAGGCCTTGGTGGCGGTCATGCAGATCCTTGCCCAGGCCATCGTGCGCGATGGTGAGGGAGCCAGCAAGTTCATCCCCATCACGGTCAGGGGCGGGCGCGACCCCGAGGAATGCCTGCGGGTGGCTTACCGCCTGGCCCACAGTCCCCTGGTCAAGACCGCTTTCTTTGCCTCGGATCCCAACTGGGGGCGGCTCCTCGCAGCCATCGGTGCTGCCGGCGTGGACGACCTGGATGTGGCGCGCGTGCAGGTCTGGCTCGGCGATCTGGCCATCGTCCGGGATGGTGCGCGTCATCCCGATTACCGGGAAGAGCAGGGCAAGGCCGTGATGGCGCGGGCCGAGATCCCCATCGAGGTGGATCTCGGCCGGGGCGAAGCGGCGCAAACCATCTGGACCTGTGACCTCTCCTACGATTATGTCCGTATCAACGCCGACTACCGTAGCTGA
- the secA gene encoding preprotein translocase subunit SecA, with protein sequence MLGSIIRQVVGSRNDRLIKKARAVVLQINALEERFGALSDAELAAQTERFRERLGRGESLDALLPEAFAVVREASRRVMGMRHFDVQLIGGYMLHQGKIAEMRTGEGKTLVATLPAYLNALEGKGVHVVTVNDYLARRDAEWMGRVHRFLGLTVGVIVSDLATEERRAAYAADITYGTNNEFGFDYLRDNMAFSPADRVQRGLHYAIIDEVDSILIDEARTPLIISGPTEENTDLYQRVNVLAQQFVAEEDYTVDEKARQVLLTEEGIEKAERLMLESGLLKEGNLYDIQNVTLVHHLNQALRAHVIYKRETDYIVRDGQVCIIDEFTGRMMTGRRWSDGLHQAVEAKEGVQVQNENQTLASITFQNYFRMYDKLAGMTGTADTEAFELNQIYGLEVVVIPTHRPVQRKDYADLIYRTAAEKWEAIIADIRACRERGQPVLVGTTSIEHNEFLSGLLKKAGIAHQVLNAKQHEREAEIIAQAGKPGAVTVATNMAGRGTDIVLGGNVEQQVESLRAAEDLPEDERERRIAAIKQEWRAMHDAVIAAGGLHIIGTERHESRRVDNQLRGRAGRQGDPGSSRFYLSLEDPLMRIFGSDRLGGLMQKLGMKPGEAIEHPWVTKSIENAQRKVEARNFDIRKQLLEYDDVANEQRKIIYAQRNAFMDSDDLSAEIETLREDVLDALLADYAPEGVMEEQWDLPGLEQALERVFAQHFPVAQWLAEDRALNHQQLRERILGAVREAAREKEARMGSEMARHLEKSIVLQVLDSQWKDHLASMDHLREGIHLRGYAQKNPKQEYKRESLMLFNAMLARIREEIVATLARVHVSEAPADAEVVDWAQLFAPRTMGGLQFQHPDLVPGSTDGADEAQDLMALAAATGAAQLPVHVEKIGRNQPCPCGSGKKYKHCCGRLD encoded by the coding sequence ATGCTGGGAAGTATCATCCGACAAGTGGTCGGCAGTCGCAACGACCGACTCATCAAGAAGGCGCGGGCCGTCGTCCTGCAGATCAATGCCCTGGAGGAGCGCTTTGGAGCCCTGAGCGACGCGGAACTGGCAGCGCAGACGGAGCGTTTTCGCGAGCGCCTTGGCCGTGGCGAGAGCCTGGATGCACTCCTCCCCGAGGCCTTTGCCGTGGTCCGGGAGGCGAGCCGACGGGTCATGGGTATGCGCCACTTCGATGTCCAGCTCATCGGCGGCTACATGCTGCACCAGGGCAAGATTGCCGAGATGCGCACGGGTGAGGGCAAGACCCTGGTGGCCACCCTGCCCGCCTACCTCAATGCCCTGGAAGGCAAAGGGGTGCACGTGGTCACGGTCAACGACTACCTGGCCCGACGCGACGCCGAGTGGATGGGTCGGGTGCACCGCTTTCTCGGTCTCACGGTGGGCGTGATCGTCTCCGATCTGGCGACGGAGGAGCGCCGCGCCGCCTACGCTGCCGACATCACCTACGGCACCAACAACGAGTTCGGCTTCGATTATCTGCGCGACAACATGGCCTTCTCCCCCGCCGATCGGGTGCAGCGCGGATTGCACTACGCCATCATCGACGAGGTGGACTCCATCCTCATCGATGAGGCCCGCACCCCCCTGATCATCAGCGGTCCCACCGAAGAGAACACGGATCTCTATCAGCGGGTCAACGTCCTTGCGCAGCAGTTCGTGGCGGAGGAGGACTATACCGTCGACGAAAAGGCGCGCCAGGTCCTGCTCACGGAAGAAGGCATCGAGAAGGCCGAACGCCTGATGTTGGAAAGCGGCCTGCTCAAGGAAGGGAATCTCTACGACATCCAGAACGTCACTCTGGTGCACCACCTCAACCAGGCCTTGCGCGCACACGTGATCTACAAGCGCGAGACGGACTACATCGTGCGCGACGGGCAGGTGTGCATCATCGACGAGTTCACCGGCCGCATGATGACGGGTCGGCGCTGGTCCGATGGCCTGCACCAGGCCGTGGAGGCCAAGGAAGGCGTGCAGGTCCAGAACGAAAATCAGACCCTGGCTTCCATCACATTCCAGAACTATTTCCGCATGTACGACAAACTCGCCGGCATGACGGGCACCGCCGACACCGAGGCCTTTGAGCTCAACCAGATCTACGGTCTCGAAGTCGTGGTCATCCCCACACACCGGCCGGTACAGCGCAAGGATTACGCCGACCTCATCTACCGCACGGCGGCAGAGAAGTGGGAGGCCATCATCGCCGACATCCGCGCCTGCCGAGAACGCGGCCAGCCGGTGCTGGTGGGGACCACCTCCATCGAGCACAACGAATTTCTCTCAGGCCTTCTGAAAAAGGCCGGGATCGCGCATCAGGTGCTCAATGCCAAACAGCACGAGCGCGAGGCGGAGATCATCGCCCAGGCCGGTAAACCCGGGGCGGTGACGGTGGCCACCAACATGGCTGGCCGCGGTACGGATATCGTTCTCGGCGGTAACGTGGAGCAGCAAGTGGAAAGCCTGCGCGCCGCCGAGGACCTTCCGGAGGACGAGCGCGAACGCCGGATCGCAGCGATAAAGCAAGAGTGGCGCGCCATGCACGATGCCGTCATCGCCGCCGGCGGCTTGCACATCATCGGCACCGAGCGCCACGAATCGCGGCGGGTGGACAACCAGCTGCGTGGTCGCGCCGGGCGTCAGGGGGATCCCGGCAGCTCACGTTTTTACCTCTCCCTCGAAGATCCGCTGATGCGCATCTTTGGCAGCGACCGTCTCGGTGGCCTCATGCAGAAACTGGGCATGAAGCCGGGTGAGGCCATCGAGCACCCCTGGGTCACGAAATCCATCGAGAATGCCCAACGCAAGGTGGAGGCGCGTAACTTCGACATCCGCAAACAGCTGCTGGAGTACGACGACGTCGCCAACGAGCAGCGCAAGATCATCTACGCCCAGCGCAACGCCTTCATGGACAGCGACGACCTCAGTGCCGAAATCGAGACACTGCGCGAGGATGTGCTGGATGCCCTGCTGGCGGACTACGCTCCCGAAGGGGTCATGGAAGAACAGTGGGACCTGCCCGGGCTCGAGCAGGCCCTGGAGCGGGTCTTTGCCCAGCATTTCCCGGTGGCGCAGTGGTTGGCCGAGGATCGTGCCCTCAACCACCAGCAGCTGCGCGAGCGTATCCTGGGTGCCGTGCGCGAGGCGGCGCGGGAAAAGGAAGCGCGTATGGGTAGCGAGATGGCCCGGCATCTCGAGAAGAGCATCGTCCTGCAGGTCCTCGACAGCCAGTGGAAGGACCACCTGGCCAGCATGGACCACCTGCGCGAAGGCATCCACCTGCGCGGCTACGCCCAAAAGAATCCGAAGCAGGAGTACAAGCGCGAATCCCTCATGCTGTTCAATGCCATGCTCGCCCGCATACGCGAGGAAATCGTCGCCACCCTGGCACGCGTACACGTGAGCGAGGCTCCAGCCGATGCCGAGGTGGTGGACTGGGCCCAGCTCTTCGCGCCGCGGACCATGGGTGGGCTGCAGTTCCAGCACCCGGATCTCGTGCCCGGCAGCACCGATGGCGCGGACGAGGCCCAGGACCTCATGGCATTGGCGGCGGCGACTGGGGCAGCGCAGCTACCCGTGCACGTCGAGAAAATCGGTCGCAACCAGCCCTGTCCCTGCGGTTCGGGCAAGAAATACAAGCATTGTTGTGGCCGACTGGACTGA
- a CDS encoding DciA family protein, which produces MDKRGQPRRLGESWAGTSALSVLQRAQALRARQLDWNALLPVELQERAWLVDWQSGCLRVMCPGAAWLRLLKRQQKTILRRWNQRYPDSAVTDLQAWIHPWPLAAQRPPPPRPAPIRLTQPPAAIATLARDLDGELGAALGRLYRTLASQAETGTADSTKEKGALASEE; this is translated from the coding sequence ATGGATAAACGAGGACAGCCGCGTCGCCTGGGCGAGTCCTGGGCAGGTACCTCCGCACTCAGCGTGCTCCAGCGTGCTCAGGCGCTGCGGGCGAGGCAGCTGGACTGGAATGCCCTACTCCCGGTGGAACTGCAGGAGCGGGCCTGGCTGGTGGACTGGCAGTCCGGGTGCCTACGGGTGATGTGCCCCGGGGCCGCCTGGCTACGTCTGCTGAAACGCCAGCAGAAAACGATCCTGCGCCGCTGGAACCAACGCTACCCTGACTCTGCGGTCACGGACCTGCAGGCCTGGATCCACCCCTGGCCCCTCGCCGCCCAGAGACCCCCGCCACCACGCCCAGCCCCCATCCGGCTGACCCAGCCGCCCGCGGCCATCGCCACCCTCGCCCGCGACCTCGATGGCGAACTGGGTGCCGCGCTTGGCCGTCTCTATCGTACCCTGGCTTCTCAGGCCGAAACCGGTACCGCAGACTCCACAAAGGAAAAAGGCGCCTTGGCTTCCGAGGAGTAA
- the lpxC gene encoding UDP-3-O-acyl-N-acetylglucosamine deacetylase: protein MIRQRTLKNMIWGTGIGLHSGRKVYLGLRPAPANTGIVFHRSDVDGGAWIQADPLHVVDTRLSTNIGDGRIRVGTIEHLMSALAGLGIDNAYVDLDGPEVPIMDGSAAPFVFLIQCAGIEEQNAAKRFIRIKKTLRAEDGDRWVQLEPYEGFKISFTIDFDHPVVRNGGQQVSVDFARTSYLKEVARARTFGFMREVETLRSMGLALGGNLDNAIVVDEYRVLNEEGLRYTNEFVRHKVLDSIGDLYLLGHPLLGHFSGYKAGHALNNQLLRALLQREDAWEFVDYSSEAKAPFSFVESAVPVSA, encoded by the coding sequence ATGATTCGCCAAAGAACTCTGAAGAACATGATCTGGGGCACCGGCATCGGACTGCACAGCGGACGCAAGGTGTACCTGGGTCTGCGCCCCGCGCCCGCCAATACCGGCATCGTCTTCCACCGCAGCGATGTGGACGGAGGTGCCTGGATTCAGGCGGATCCGCTCCACGTCGTGGACACGCGTCTGTCCACCAACATCGGCGATGGGCGGATCCGCGTGGGTACCATCGAGCACCTCATGTCGGCCCTCGCCGGGCTCGGTATCGACAATGCCTATGTCGATCTGGACGGTCCCGAAGTGCCCATCATGGATGGCAGCGCCGCACCCTTCGTCTTCCTCATCCAGTGTGCCGGCATCGAGGAACAGAATGCGGCCAAGCGCTTCATCCGCATCAAAAAGACCCTCCGCGCCGAGGACGGCGACCGCTGGGTGCAGCTGGAGCCTTACGAGGGCTTCAAGATCAGCTTTACCATCGATTTTGATCACCCGGTGGTGCGCAACGGCGGACAGCAGGTGAGTGTGGATTTTGCGCGCACCTCCTACCTCAAGGAAGTGGCGCGGGCCCGCACCTTCGGTTTCATGCGCGAGGTGGAAACCCTGCGCAGCATGGGGCTTGCCTTGGGCGGCAATCTCGACAACGCCATCGTGGTGGACGAGTACCGGGTCCTCAACGAGGAAGGTTTGCGCTACACCAACGAATTCGTGCGCCACAAGGTGCTCGATTCCATTGGCGATCTGTACCTTCTGGGGCACCCTCTGCTGGGCCATTTTTCCGGCTACAAGGCGGGTCACGCCCTCAACAACCAGCTTCTGCGTGCCCTGCTGCAGCGCGAGGATGCCTGGGAGTTCGTGGATTACTCCTCGGAAGCCAAGGCGCCTTTTTCCTTTGTGGAGTCTGCGGTACCGGTTTCGGCCTGA
- a CDS encoding glutathione S-transferase N-terminal domain-containing protein, with translation MATPSNKKTLMTLYSAPDCVFAHRVRFVLEEKAMEYQTIDVDLTQKPEDLTELNPYGEVPTLVDRELAIYDSMLIMEYLDERFPHPPLIPVDPISRAKVRVGMLRFERDWFEVLYRPGHSSKEIQQTKENLRTGLATLSSLFSQQRFLFGDELSIADAALAPLLWRLPALGVELPKGARATQDYMERIFNMESFKRSLTATEKALR, from the coding sequence ATGGCAACACCCAGCAACAAAAAGACCCTCATGACCCTGTACTCGGCCCCCGACTGCGTCTTCGCCCACCGAGTGCGCTTCGTCCTGGAAGAAAAAGCGATGGAATATCAGACCATCGACGTCGACCTGACGCAAAAACCGGAGGATCTCACGGAACTGAACCCCTACGGCGAAGTGCCCACGCTGGTGGATCGAGAACTGGCCATCTACGATTCCATGCTGATCATGGAATACCTGGACGAGCGCTTCCCCCACCCACCGCTGATACCCGTAGACCCCATCTCCCGCGCCAAGGTGCGCGTGGGCATGCTGCGCTTCGAGCGCGACTGGTTCGAGGTACTCTACCGCCCGGGCCACAGCAGCAAGGAAATCCAGCAGACCAAGGAAAACCTGCGCACGGGGCTTGCCACCCTGAGCAGCCTGTTCAGCCAGCAGCGCTTTCTCTTTGGGGACGAACTGTCCATTGCCGATGCCGCCCTGGCGCCCCTACTGTGGCGCCTGCCTGCCCTGGGCGTGGAGCTGCCCAAGGGTGCCAGAGCCACCCAGGACTACATGGAGCGGATCTTCAATATGGAGAGCTTCAAGCGCAGTCTGACCGCCACCGAGAAGGCCCTGCGCTGA